One Sebastes umbrosus isolate fSebUmb1 chromosome 6, fSebUmb1.pri, whole genome shotgun sequence DNA window includes the following coding sequences:
- the LOC119489809 gene encoding uncharacterized protein LOC119489809 isoform X2 yields the protein MENPCVELFISSLAQSLNPGCPELISRLSFSECRKEMESLLIDRCDAQTASKDSLLKCLLLIFHRQTSLAIQSKAALEKEVDSLRTQSASLLHEVQTADKKAMRYLEDLHSAELVFFQYKEKLLGLRLECLSPPQSVSHCDSGYSDSLSSRDESLTPSPLRSERFPTDLKSLGMKSDPQPPLRERVNSYLTTYCSETDSEDTCSLSSRRYPATCSSQPQRNDTFLCAPPSKSSVCSASFPLCHKGDDSCPASASQPERTLACDAPVHCNANLVLPSAERTPQGPRHEVLEFIAKDIECFDPGNCDQHIDDYFKELDHNLIDLKHATQREKVKLVWKTSSQAVHKFIQSQPLSVRNDYGKLRHALIEEFSSTADETSAMFAALQIKHSRSENPRDYYKRLRHAYFQGKNAPGLEENAFFKSLFLQNLHPCVRTQVVLRTQEGNPSLCEIRKMTQIAWETLVISKKGGKLTEPTSSNTDVSSRSATSKAHLHNRSKGGQKRRHKDTERNRHVPHLHRDRHSHNRSVRKPYAEILSQNWRDRSDDDLSISDHISDSEQGSEHGHNLAYSDSYSECLSASGYLELPSHGTSYT from the exons ATGGAGAACCCCTGTGTtgagctttttatttcttccctaGCACAGAGTCTAAACCCTGGCTGCCCTGAACTCATCAGCAGGTTGAGTTTCAGTGAGTGCAGGAAAGAAATGGAATCGCTCCTCATAGACAGGTGTGATGCGCAGACCGCATCCAAAGATTCATTGTTAAAATGCTTACTTCTGATTTTTCACAGGCAAACCAGTCTTGCCATTCAGAGTAAAGCAGCCCTGGAAAAAGAGGTAGATAGCCTAAGAACGCAAAGTGCTAGTCTCCTCCATGAAGTTCAGACAGCTGATAAGAAAGCCATGCGTTACTTAGAAGACCTGCATTCAGCAGAGTTAGTTTTTTTTCAGTACAAAGAAAAATTGTTAGGGCTTAGACTAGAATGTCTTTCCCCACcacagtctgtcagtcactgtGATTCTGGCTACTCAGATTCACTCTCCTCACGTGATGAGAGTTTAACTCCCTCTCCACTCAGAAGTGAAAGATTTCCAACCGACTTAAAATCTTTGGGAATGAAGTCAGATCCTCAACCTCcgctgagagaaagagtgaacagCTACCTGACTACTTATTGTTCTGAAACTGACAGTGAAGACACATGTAGTTTATCTTCAAGAAGATATCCTGCCACATGTTCTTCTCAGCCACAGAGAAATGACAccttcctctgtgctcctcccTCCAAAAGTTCAGTCTGCTCAGCCTCCTTTCCACTCTGTCACAAGGGTGATGACAGCTGTCCAGCCTCTGCCTCTCAGCCAGAGAGAACATTAGCATGTGATGCACCAGTGCATTGTAATGCTAACTTAGTCTTGCCTTCAGCAGAAAGGACCCCACAGGGTCCACGCCATGAAGTGCTGGAATTCATAGCTAAGGACATTGAATGTTTTGATCCAGGCAACTGTGATCAACACATTGATGACTATTTTAAGGAATTAGATCACAATCTAATTGACTTAAAACACGCCACCCAAAGGGAGAAAGTTAAACTTGTGTGGAAAACCAGCTCTCAAGCTGTGCACAAGTTTATACAGTCACAACCTCTCAGTGTCAGAAATGACTATGGTAAGCTTCGTCATGCACTGATAGAAGAATTCTCTTCCACAGCTGACGAGACCTCAGCGATGTTTGCAGCCCTTCAAATTAAACATTCACGTAGTGAGAATCCTAGAGATTACTATAAACGTTTAAGGCATGCATACTTCCAAGGTAAGAATGCGCCAGGCTTAGAAGAAAACGCCTTCTTCAAGTCCTTGTTTCTGCAGAATCTGCATCCCTGTGTACGCACTCAGGTCGTACTGAGGACGCAGGAGGGTAACCCCTCACTGTGTGAGATAAGGAAGATGACACAGATAGCTTGGGAAACTCTGGTCATTTCCAAAAAGGGGGGCAAATTAACTGAGCCCACCAGCTCAAACACTGACGTGTCAAGCAGATCTGCCACCTCAAAAGCCCACCTTCACAACAGGTCGAAGGGGGGTCAGAAGAGGCGGCATAAGGACACTGAGCGTAACCGCCATGTTCCCCATTTGCATAGAGATAGGCattcacacaacagaagtgttagAAAGCCATATGCTGAAATTCTGTCCCAGAATTGGCGTGACCGGTCTGACGATGACCTCAGCATCTCTGACCACATTTCAGACTCTGAACAAGGTTCAGAACATGGACATAATCTAGCATACAGTGATAGCTACTCTGagtgcctctctgcctctggcTACCTGGAGC TACCTTCCCACGGTACTAGCTACACCTAG
- the LOC119489809 gene encoding uncharacterized protein LOC119489809 isoform X1, which translates to MENPCVELFISSLAQSLNPGCPELISRLSFSECRKEMESLLIDRCDAQTASKDSLLKCLLLIFHRQTSLAIQSKAALEKEVDSLRTQSASLLHEVQTADKKAMRYLEDLHSAELVFFQYKEKLLGLRLECLSPPQSVSHCDSGYSDSLSSRDESLTPSPLRSERFPTDLKSLGMKSDPQPPLRERVNSYLTTYCSETDSEDTCSLSSRRYPATCSSQPQRNDTFLCAPPSKSSVCSASFPLCHKGDDSCPASASQPERTLACDAPVHCNANLVLPSAERTPQGPRHEVLEFIAKDIECFDPGNCDQHIDDYFKELDHNLIDLKHATQREKVKLVWKTSSQAVHKFIQSQPLSVRNDYGKLRHALIEEFSSTADETSAMFAALQIKHSRSENPRDYYKRLRHAYFQGKNAPGLEENAFFKSLFLQNLHPCVRTQVVLRTQEGNPSLCEIRKMTQIAWETLVISKKGGKLTEPTSSNTDVSSRSATSKAHLHNRSKGGQKRRHKDTERNRHVPHLHRDRHSHNRSVRKPYAEILSQNWRDRSDDDLSISDHISDSEQGSEHGHNLAYSDSYSECLSASGYLELPSHGTSYT; encoded by the exons ATGGAGAACCCCTGTGTtgagctttttatttcttccctaGCACAGAGTCTAAACCCTGGCTGCCCTGAACTCATCAGCAGGTTGAGTTTCAGTGAGTGCAGGAAAGAAATGGAATCGCTCCTCATAGACAGGTGTGATGCGCAGACCGCATCCAAAGATTCATTGTTAAAATGCTTACTTCTGATTTTTCACAGGCAAACCAGTCTTGCCATTCAGAGTAAAGCAGCCCTGGAAAAAGAGGTAGATAGCCTAAGAACGCAAAGTGCTAGTCTCCTCCATGAAGTTCAGACAGCTGATAAGAAAGCCATGCGTTACTTAGAAGACCTGCATTCAGCAGAGTTAGTTTTTTTTCAGTACAAAGAAAAATTGTTAGGGCTTAGACTAGAATGTCTTTCCCCACcacagtctgtcagtcactgtGATTCTGGCTACTCAGATTCACTCTCCTCACGTGATGAGAGTTTAACTCCCTCTCCACTCAGAAGTGAAAGATTTCCAACCGACTTAAAATCTTTGGGAATGAAGTCAGATCCTCAACCTCcgctgagagaaagagtgaacagCTACCTGACTACTTATTGTTCTGAAACTGACAGTGAAGACACATGTAGTTTATCTTCAAGAAGATATCCTGCCACATGTTCTTCTCAGCCACAGAGAAATGACAccttcctctgtgctcctcccTCCAAAAGTTCAGTCTGCTCAGCCTCCTTTCCACTCTGTCACAAGGGTGATGACAGCTGTCCAGCCTCTGCCTCTCAGCCAGAGAGAACATTAGCATGTGATGCACCAGTGCATTGTAATGCTAACTTAGTCTTGCCTTCAGCAGAAAGGACCCCACAGGGTCCACGCCATGAAGTGCTGGAATTCATAGCTAAGGACATTGAATGTTTTGATCCAGGCAACTGTGATCAACACATTGATGACTATTTTAAGGAATTAGATCACAATCTAATTGACTTAAAACACGCCACCCAAAGGGAGAAAGTTAAACTTGTGTGGAAAACCAGCTCTCAAGCTGTGCACAAGTTTATACAGTCACAACCTCTCAGTGTCAGAAATGACTATGGTAAGCTTCGTCATGCACTGATAGAAGAATTCTCTTCCACAGCTGACGAGACCTCAGCGATGTTTGCAGCCCTTCAAATTAAACATTCACGTAGTGAGAATCCTAGAGATTACTATAAACGTTTAAGGCATGCATACTTCCAAGGTAAGAATGCGCCAGGCTTAGAAGAAAACGCCTTCTTCAAGTCCTTGTTTCTGCAGAATCTGCATCCCTGTGTACGCACTCAGGTCGTACTGAGGACGCAGGAGGGTAACCCCTCACTGTGTGAGATAAGGAAGATGACACAGATAGCTTGGGAAACTCTGGTCATTTCCAAAAAGGGGGGCAAATTAACTGAGCCCACCAGCTCAAACACTGACGTGTCAAGCAGATCTGCCACCTCAAAAGCCCACCTTCACAACAGGTCGAAGGGGGGTCAGAAGAGGCGGCATAAGGACACTGAGCGTAACCGCCATGTTCCCCATTTGCATAGAGATAGGCattcacacaacagaagtgttagAAAGCCATATGCTGAAATTCTGTCCCAGAATTGGCGTGACCGGTCTGACGATGACCTCAGCATCTCTGACCACATTTCAGACTCTGAACAAGGTTCAGAACATGGACATAATCTAGCATACAGTGATAGCTACTCTGagtgcctctctgcctctggcTACCTG GAGCTACCTTCCCACGGTACTAGCTACACCTAG